The following are encoded together in the Pedobacter sp. D749 genome:
- a CDS encoding TraR/DksA C4-type zinc finger protein: MENSNKTRYSDSELQEFKELIQDKLRMAKEELNSLTTSLSNPNANGTEDTSGAYKTLEDGSATMEKEQINQLAARQKKFIDNLENALVRIENKTYGICRETGKLIQKERLRAVPHATLSMEAKLKQS, translated from the coding sequence ATGGAAAACAGCAACAAAACACGCTACTCAGACAGTGAATTACAGGAATTTAAAGAATTAATTCAAGATAAATTACGCATGGCGAAAGAGGAACTTAACTCTTTAACCACTTCTTTAAGTAATCCAAATGCCAACGGAACCGAAGATACTTCTGGTGCATACAAAACATTGGAAGATGGTTCGGCAACAATGGAAAAAGAGCAGATCAATCAGTTGGCTGCCCGTCAGAAAAAATTTATCGATAACCTGGAGAACGCATTGGTGCGTATCGAGAACAAAACTTATGGTATTTGCCGCGAAACGGGTAAATTAATCCAAAAAGAGCGTTTACGTGCAGTTCCTCATGCTACTTTAAGCATGGAAGCTAAATTAAAGCAGAGTTAA